The Vicinamibacterales bacterium genome includes the window GGAGCGGGTGACGCGCGCGCCGGGGCCGACGCTGCTGCGGATGCCGATGACCGAATCGCGGATCTCGCAGCGATCCAGGTAGCAGCCTTCGGCGACGATCGACGCGTCGATGTGCACGTCGTAGGTGCGCGTCGCCGGCAGGAAGCGCGGGTGCGTGTAGATCGGGCAGCTCGCGTGGAAGAAATTGAACGGCGCGCCGCGCTGCGTCAAGGCGATGTTGGCGTCGTAGAACGCCTGGATCGTCCCGACGTCGGCCCAGTAGCCGCGATACAGGAACGACCGCACGTTGAGCGAGCCGAGCGACGCCGGGATGATCTCCTTGCCGAAGTCGACGCCGGGGCGCTCGAGGATTTCGAGCAGCACGTCGCGCGAAAAGACGTAGATGCCCATCGACGCGACGAACGGCTTGTCGGCGGCCGGGCCGTGCGTGCTGGCGCCCGCCACGCTGCTCTTCAATTCGACCAGACGCGCGGCGTCGGGCTTCTCCTCGAAGCCGGTGATGTGGCCGAGCGCGTCGAAGCGGAAGATGCCCATCTGCGTCGCATCGTCGAGGCCGACCGGTTGCGCGGCGATCGTGATGTCGGCCTGGCTCTCGATGTGCGCGTCGATGAGCTCGGTGAAGTCCATGCGATAGAGGTGATCGCCGGCCAGGATCAGGTAGTAGCTGGCGTCGTAGCCAGAGAAATGGCGCGCCGCCTGGCGCACGGCGTCGGCCGTCCCCTGGAACCAGCCGGCGTTGTCGGGCGTCTGCTCGGCGGCGAGCACCTCGACGAAGCCGTCAGAGAACAGATCGAGGCGGTAGGTCTGCGCGACGTGGCGGTTGAGCGACGCCGAGTTGAACTGCGTCAGCACGAAGATCCGCTTGAGACCGGCGTGCAGGCAATTGCTGATCGGAATGTCGATGAGACGGTACTTGCCGCCGATCGGTACGGCCGGTTTCGATCGGTGGTGGGTCAACGGAAACAGACGCGTGCCGCGGCCGCCGCCGAGGACCAACGTCAACACATCGTTCATGCTGCGATTCTACAAGACGACGGCAGCTCGGCCGGTGCCCGGAGGCGGGAGTCATGTGCGGCTGCCCGGTGATCGGCCAGGGGGTGCCGGATGTTGAATGGAGGAACATGCGTCCCGATTCGCTATCCACCCTGGGGGAGGAGGACCGATCACCGGTCGGCCGCAGGAAGAGTGTGTCCTGCGGCCACGACGCGGACGCGACGAATCGATCACGCGTGCGTTAATTCGTGCACGGTCGCGAGCGGCCATCGCCGCCATCACGCGATGCGGCCGCTACAATGGATCGTGATGGAGGTGCGCGGCGCCACGATCGCGGCGTTGTACCTGTTCGACGTCGCCGAGCAGATCGATCTGGCGCGCCTGCGCGCGGCGCTCGGCGGTGGCGAAGTCGCGCGGCTGTCGTCGAAGTCGGCGCAGCCGGCGCGCCTGCAGTATCAGACGCCGCCGCTCGTTTTCGAAGGGGAGGCGGCGGGGCTCGCGCACATCGAAGGTTTTCAGGCGCGGCTGAAGTTCTTCGACTACGGCGTCGTGTCGCTGGCGCTGCTGCGGCCGTTCGCCGGCACCTGGGACGAGCTGGTGGTGACCAGCCAGCGCTATATCGAGAACGCGGGCCTCGAAGATGCGGCGGAGGCGGCGATCCGCCAGACGGTCGAGCGCTGCGGCGCGGCGATGACCCACCCGCGCCAGTCGTATCTCACCGAGGACTATCTGATCGTCGCCGTCCACGAGCTGGCGGCACCGGTCGATGCAGAGACGCTCGTCGCCGAGCGCGGCGGCCAGCTCGCGCAGATGCTGCGCGGCGAGACGCTGCCGCTCAGTCCGCAGGAGCAGGGCGAAGTCCTCAGGAACCGGCTGTCCTACTTCTCGCACGATCTGGTCGTGCCGACCTGGAACGCGGCGTTCGTCTACGACACCGAGGCGGGGGCCGGCGAGGCGCTGGAGCTGTTCGAGTTCACCAACTCGCAGCTGCTCGAGTTCCGCTACTACGACGCGCTGCTCGACGCCGAGCTGGCGCGCATCTATCCGGCGCTGCAGAACACGAGCTGGTGGCACAACCTGCTCGGCGGCGGCGCCGCGCGCGCCGCCAATCAGGTCCACTCGCTGTTCATCGACGTCAACGAGATCACCGATCGCACCGACAACGCGCTGAAGATCGTCGGCGACATCTACGCGGCGCGGGTGCTGGCGCTGGCGGCGTCGCGGCTCGGGCTGGCGCGCTGGCGACAGAGCGTCGAGGAGAAGCTCGAGACGCTCGACGACATCTATCGCTTCGCCGTCGAACAGGTGTCGATCTCGCGGGGCCAGTTCCTCGAGATCGCGGTCGTCCTGATCCTGGTCATCGAGCTGGTGCTGTTCTTTCTCGGGGTGATGCGCTAGGCCGGCGCGCCGGCTGGTTGCGAAGTTGTTGCACGGTCTTCGTACGTGCGTCGCGCCGCGCCGTTACGCTGCCGGCGCATGCGCAATGAGCTGGCACAGCGGCTCGGGCGCGATCTGGGCCGGCCCCTACCACGGCCCGCCGAGACCGAGTACGAGCAGTTCCGAGACGCCGGCGTCGACGGCATGTTCACCGATTTTCCCGACGTCGCGGCCCGCGTCGTCCACCATCGTCAACCGGCGCCTGGCATC containing:
- a CDS encoding glucose-1-phosphate adenylyltransferase — protein: MNDVLTLVLGGGRGTRLFPLTHHRSKPAVPIGGKYRLIDIPISNCLHAGLKRIFVLTQFNSASLNRHVAQTYRLDLFSDGFVEVLAAEQTPDNAGWFQGTADAVRQAARHFSGYDASYYLILAGDHLYRMDFTELIDAHIESQADITIAAQPVGLDDATQMGIFRFDALGHITGFEEKPDAARLVELKSSVAGASTHGPAADKPFVASMGIYVFSRDVLLEILERPGVDFGKEIIPASLGSLNVRSFLYRGYWADVGTIQAFYDANIALTQRGAPFNFFHASCPIYTHPRFLPATRTYDVHIDASIVAEGCYLDRCEIRDSVIGIRSSVGPGARVTRSVLLGADFYQDEDAPGDVALGVGDGVVLDRVIVDKNARIAEGVRLVNDAGVTTADGDGWYIRDGIIVVPKGAVVTNGVTAPREPSARSETARK